GTCACGTTCACCAGCTTTTCCATCAATGCGTCGCTTTACCGCAACCTGCCGTTCGATCCGCTGCGCGATTTCACGCCCATCAGCATGCTGGCGAACGTGCCCAGCGTGCTGGTCGCGCGCAAGGATTTTCCGGCGCAGAGCATGCCCGAATTCGTATCGCTGGTGAAAGCCCATCCGGGTAAATACACGATGGCGCTGGCGGCTATTGGTTCGTCGGTCCACATGGCCGGCGAGCGCATGAAGATGATGGCCGGCCTGGATATCCTGAATGTGCCATACAAGGGCACCTCGCCGGCCATCAACGATCTGCTCGGCGGCCAGGTGGATATGATGTTCGCCAGTTCGCTCAATGTCCTGTCGCACATCAACAATGGGGCGCTCAAGGCGCTGGGCGTCACCAGCCCGCAGGCGCTGCCCCAGTTTCCCGGCGTGCCGCCCATCGGCGATACCATCAAGGGTTTCGAATCCAATGCGTGGTTCGCCCTGTTCGGCCCGGCCAAGCTGCCGCCCAAGACGCTCGCGATGCTCAACGCCGCGGCGCGCAAGGCGGTCAATACGCCCGAGTTCCGCCAATTGCTCGAGCGCGATGCCGCCGTCGCGGTCAGCAGCAGTCCGGAAGAACTGGATGCCTTCGTGCGCAAAGACATCGAACGCTACGCCGAGATCGTCAAGTTCACTGGCGCCACGGTCAATTGATTTTCAGGAGTCCACTGTGTCCGATAGCCCGCTGCCCCTGTACCACAAGGTATATCTGTTGCTGAAACAGCGGTTGCAGGCAAGCGGTTTTGCCCCCGATGTGGCCATGCCGGGCGAGAACGCGCTGGCAGCCGAATACGGCGTGTCGCGGCTGACCATCCGCCGCTCGCTCGACGCACTGGAGGCCGAAGGCCTGATCGAGCGCCGCCAGGGCCGCGGCACCTTCGTTGCCGGTCCCGCGCTGCTATCGGTACCGCAGCAAAGCTCCGATATCGACGCGCTGATCGCGCACATGGCCCGCATGGGCATGCAGACGCAGGTGCGCCTGCTGGAGTTCGATACGGTGCCGGCCTCGCCCCAAGTGGCGGCGCGCCTGGAATTGGCGGCGGGGGCGCCGGTGCAGCGCTCGGTGCGGGTGCGCAGCCATCAGCATCTGCCGTTTTCCTATCTTGTCACCTTTGTGCCGGGCGACATTGGCCAGCGCATCCGCCGCAAAGATCTCGGATCCAAGCCGCTGCTGGCAATTTTCCGCGATCTGAACGTGCGCGTGGCACGGGCCGAGCAATCGATTTCGGCGGTGCTGGCCGAGCCTGGCGTGGCCGAACAGCTTGGTGTTGCAGTGGGGTCGGCGCTGCTCAGCCTGCACCGGGTGGTGCGCGACGAATCCGGCCGGCCGGTGGAATGGCTGCATGCCCAGTACCGGCCCGACCGCTACGAATACCGCATGAATATGCAAGCCCACGACATGCCCGGCCAGCCTACCTGGCTGCCGGCTGCCATGCCGGTCGAGGCGAGCGCTTGAATAGGCCTTTTCCCATGCCTGCCCAGACCCTGGCCCAGAAGCTGCTGGCCGCCGCGTCCGGCCGCGACGCCGTGCGCGTCGGCGAAATCCTGACCTGCAAGGTCGACCTGGCCATGTTCCACGATTCCAGCGGCCCGCGCCGACTCAAGCCCATGCTCGAAGAGCTCGGCACCGGCCTGTGGGACCGTTCCAAAGTGGTGCTGGTGATGGACCACTACGTGCCCGAGGCCGACGACGAATCGCGCCGCATCATCCGCATCGCCCGCGACTGGGCGCGCGAACAGGCGCTGCCCCACGTGTACGACTCGGTGGGCATCTGCCATGTGGTGGTGTCCGAGCATGGCCACGTGCGCCCGGGCATGTTCTGCGTGGGGGGCGACTCGCATTCGCCCACCGGGGGCGCCTTCGGCGCGTACATGTTCGGCGTGGGCAGCACCGAAATGCTGGGCGTGGTCGCCAGCGGCGAAATCTGGATGCGGGTGCCCGACACGCTGATGATGCGCTGGAATGGCCGGCTGGCCCCCGGCGTCACGGCGAAGGACATGATGCTGCACATGATCGGGCGGTTCGGCATGAACGGCGGCCGGTATCAGGCCGTGGAATTCTGCGGCGAGGCGGTGCGCGCGCTGTCCATGCAGGAACGCATGACCCTGTCGAACATGTCGGCCGAACTCGGCGCCCAGGCCGGGCTGGTGGCTCCCGATGCCGTCACGTCCGGCTATTTGCGCCAGGCCGGCGTGGCCGCTGTCGATACGACCGGCTGGCATTCCGATCCCGATGCCGCCGCGCAATGGCACGAGTTCGACGCCACGGCGCTCGAACCCCAGGTGGCCACTCCGCACAGCCCGGCCAATGCCGCGCCGGTGCAATCGTATGGCCGCACGCCGGTCCAGGTAGCCTACATCGGCGCCTGTACCGGCGCCAAGCTCGACGACTTGCGGGCCGCCGCCCGCGTGCTGCGGGGGCGGCAAATCGCGGCCGGTGTCAGCCTGATGGTGGCGCCCGCCAGCCAGCGCGACCAGGCCGCCGCCGAGGCCGAGGGCGTGCTGCCCGCGCTGCTGCAGGCCGGCGCCACGCTGCTGCCCACCACGTGCGGCGCCTGCTCGGGCTATGGGGGCTCCATTCCCGAAGGCGCCAATGTCATCGCCACCACGGCGCGCAACTTCAAAGGCCGCATGGGGGCGGCCAGCGCCCGGGTCTACCTGGCGTCTCCTTATACGGTGGCGGCCTCGGCCCTGGCCGGGCGCATTGCCGACCCCCGCGAGGTCCTGCCATGAACCACACCCACAAAGCCTGGCGCGTCGGCGACGATATCGATACCGACCAGCTCGCGCCCGGCGGCTACATGAAGTTCGGCATTGCCGAGATCGCCTGCCATTGCCTGGAGGGCGTGCGCCCCGACTTCGCCGGCGGCGTGCGGGCCGGCGACGTGCTGGTGGCCGGCCGCAACTTCGGCATCGGTTCGTCGCGCGAGCAGGCCGCCGCCGCCCTGGTGCGGCTGGGCCTGCGGGCCGTCATCGCGCCCAGCTTCAGCGGCCTGTATTTCCGCAATGCCTTCAACGTGGGCCTGCTGCTGCTGACCTGCCCGCGCGCCGGCGAAATCGCCGAAGGCGAGCAGGTCGGCATCGACCTGCCCAATTGCCGCGTGCTGCGCGCCGACGGCACGGCGCTGCCCTGCGAACCGGTGCCAGGCTTCCTGCTCGACATGGTGCAGGCCGGCGGCCTGCTCATGCAGTTGAAGCGCCGGCTCGCCGATGGCTCGCTGCCCCGATATCCCCTGAGAGCCTGATGAATCCACGTTCCTTGAAAGACAAGCTGGCCGCCGGCCAGGCGGTGCTGGCCCCCGGCATCTACGACGCGCTGTCGGCCCTGATCGCCGAACAGGCCGGCTTCGACGCGCTGTATCTGTCGGGCGCCTCCATCGCCTACACGCGGCTGGGCCGCTCCGATGTCGGCCTGACTACCTACACCGAAGTCGAGGACGTGCTGGCGCGCATCACCGAGCGGGTGCGCTGCCCGGTGATCGTCGACGGCGACACCGGCTTCGGCAATGCCCTGAACGTGCAGCGCACGGTGCGCGGCTTCGAGCGCGCCGGCGCGGCCATGATCCAGCTGGAAGACCAGGGCTTTCCCAAGCGCTGCGGGCACCTGGCGGGCAAGTCGCTGGTGCCCGCCGGCGAAATGTGCGGCAAGCTGCGCGCCGCGCTGGACGCGCGCGCCAGCGACGCCACCCTGATCCTGGCCCGCACCGACGCCGTGGCGGTCGAGGGGCTGGATGCCGCCTTCGAGCGTGCCGAACGCTACCTCGAGTGCGGGGTCGACGCCATTTTCATCGAGGCCCTGCGCTCGCCCGCCCAGCTGGACGCCGCCTGCGCACGCTTCGCCGCGCGCGTGCCCCTGCTGGCCAATATGGTGGAAGGCGGCCAGACGCCCATCGAAAGCGCCGCCGCCCTGGCCGCGCGCGGTTTCCGCATCGTCATCTTTCCCGGCGGCACGGCCCGCGCCGTGGCCCACGCGCTGCAGGCGTACTACGGCAGCCTGCGGCAGCAGGGCACCACCGCCCCGTGGCGCGACCGCATGCTGGACTTCGACCAGCTCAATGCGCTGATCGGCACGCCGGCCTTGCTGGAAGAGGGCAGCCGCTACGGCTAGCCGGCGCAGCCGGCGAATGTCAGCAAGCTGTCAGGTTTCCAGGGCTACCCTTGGAAACCCTCTTTCGCGCAAGGCCGTCCGCATGCCTTTTACACGCACCGCCCGCCTCGATACCGCCGCCTCCGCCTACGACCGCACCACCATCGCCCTGCATTGGCTGACCGCGCTGCTGGTCATCGCGCTGTTCGTGCTGGCGCAGGTGTGGGAAGCCATGCCGCATGGCACGCCTGCGCGCAAGTCGCTGCAGGGGCTGCATGTGTCGCTGGGCCTGCTGCTGACCGCATTGTTCATATGGCGGGTCGTATGGCGCGCCACCGCGGGCAGGCAGCTGCCGCCGGCTTCCCACGGCGTGCTGCAGGTTACCGCCAAGGGCGTGCACTACGCGCTTTACCTGCTGCTGGCGGCCCAGATCGTATTGGGTTTCCTGTTCCGCTGGGCCCAGGGCGAGCCCTTCACATTTTTTGGCTGGTTCTCGATACCGAAGCTGCTGCCGCTGACGCGCGAGCAGCGGGGTTTTTTCGGCGACCTGCACAATATCGTGGCGTGGGTGATCGTGGTGCTGGCCGGGCTGCACGCACTGGCCGCGCTATGGCACCACTATGCGCGGCGCGACGGCGTGCTGCGCCGCATGGCGGGCTGTAGCCGGGCCAGCCGGCCGCAGTAGCGCCCGCGGCGGCGGCCGGCGCAATCGGCGCTAGGCGCTCTTGCCGCCGGCCGGCGGGTTGCCGCGCGGCAGCCAATGCCAGAACACCGCGGCGCCCGCCAGCCCGAAAGCCCCCATCGCCGCCACCGCGGCGGCCAATGACACCAGCGCGGTAATGGCCGACAGCACCACCGGCCCCAGGCTGCTGCCCAGGTCGGCCACCAGCCGCCAGATACCCAGGAATTCGGTGCGGCCCGCCGACGGCGCGGCATCGGCGCCCAGTGTCATGACAATGCCCGAACCTATGCCGTTGCCCATGCCCAGCATCATCGACACGATCACGAAACCCACCACGCCGCTGGTCAGCGAGGTGCCGAGCAGGGCAAAGCCCATCAGCAGGGTAGAGGGCACGGCCACCCACAGCCGGCCGCGCCGGTCCATCAGCGTGCCGGCCGGGTAGAACACCGACATGTCGATGGCAGCCACCAGGCCGTAGATGATGGAGGTGGTGGTGGGGTTGATGCCCAGGTGGTCGGCCCACAGCGGGATGACCACCTGGCGCGAGGCGCGCACCGCGCTCACCAGCAGAATGCCCAGCCCCAGGGTCAGGAACACGCGCCGGTGCGCCCGCGCGACATCCAGTACGCGCGGCTTGGCCTGCACGGCGGCATCGCGGCGCTCGGGCGGCGTCATGTCGGGGGCCAGGTGGGCGATCAGGCCGGCGCCGGCCATGGCCACCGCCGCTACCCAGTAGGCGCCCTGCAGGCCCATGAAGTGAATCAGCGCGGCGCCGGCGAACGGGCCCACGAACACCCCGATCCGCATGGTGCCGGCCAGCGTCGACAGGGCGCGTGCGCGCATGTACGCGGGCACGGCGTCGATCATATAGGTCTGGCGCGCCAGCATGAACACCGACGAGGCCATGCCGATCAGGAACACGCCCACTGCCAGCATCGATGCGTGGCCCGCAAAAATGCACAGCAGCAGCGCCAGCACGCTGAGCGCCGCGGCGCCCATCATCGACAGCCGCTCGCCGTAGCGCGAGGTGATCATCGCCGCCGGAATATTGCTGACCAGCGATCCGATGCCGATCAGCGCCACGATCAGGCCGGACGTCGCCACCGAAGCGTCCAGCTCGCGCGCGCTCAGGGCCACCACGGGCAGGATGGCGCCATTGCTGACGCCGTAGAGAATGGATGGCCCGAACGCCGGGACGGCTATGCTCTTGAAACTGAAGGGGGCGTCGCGGTTCGACACGATGATGCGCGAGGAAATGGGGCAAGGCCGCTATTCTAGCCGGCCGACGCTTGCCGGCCGGTGCGCCGGCACGCTATCTTTGGGGCATGGCGCCTCCTCATCCCACCGGCCAGGCTCCGTTCTTCATCGTGCAGAACACGGGTTCGGGCCGCGACAATGCGCATGACGTCCAGGCCACGATCCGCCAGGTGCTCGATGCGGCGGGCCGTCGCCACGAGCTCATTCCCGTCGACGATGGGCGGCAATTGCCGGCCGCCGCGCAAGCCGCGGTCGAGCGGGCCCGCCAGCAGGGCGGCATCGTCGTCGCCGCCGGCGGCGACGGCACGCTCAGCGCCGTGGCCCAGGTGGTGCTGGGCACGGGCCTGCCGTTCGGCATCCTGCCGCAGGGCACTTTCAACTACTTCGGCCGCACCTACGGCATTGCCCAGAATACCGAAGCCGCCGCCCGCAGCCTGGTCGCGGCCCGGCCCCAGCCGGTGCAGGTCGGCCTGGTCAATGGCCGCGTGTTCCTGATCAACGCCAGCCTGGGGCTGTACCCGCAGCTGCTGGAAGACCGCGAGGCCTACAAGCAGCGCTTTGGCCGCAGCCGGGCCGTGGCTTTGTGGTCGGCCCTGGCCACGCTGGCGCGGGCCCACCGGCAGCTGGCCGTGCAGCTCGAACACGAGGGGCAGGTGCGCCAGCTGCGCACGCCCACCATCGTGATCGGCAACAATGCCCTGCAACTCGAGCAAGTGGGCATTGCCGAGGCCGACGAGCTGGCGCGCTGCCGGCTGGTGGCCATGGGCGTCAGGCCGGCCGGCACGCTGGCCTTGTACGGCCTGGTGCTGCGTGGCTGGCTCAGCCGGCTGGGCGACGCCGACCACGTCTTCAGTTTCGGGTTCGATCGCCTGACCGTGCGCGTCGGGCGCGGGCGCCGGCGCGTCAAGGTGGCCCTGGACGGCGAGATCCACTGGTTGGATGCTCCGCTGGAATTCACCGTATCGCCGCAACCCTTGTTACTGCTGGTGCCGCCCGAAGCGCAGCGCTCGGAACGCGCATGACGCGCATCCTGCATATTTCCGACACGCATTTCGGCACCGAGCGCGAGCCGGTGGTGCGGGCGCTGCTGGCGCTGGCGCAGCGCCTGCAGCCCGAGCTGGTGCTGCTGGGCGGCGACATCACGCAGCGTGCCCGGCGCGCCCAGTTCGCCGCCGCGCGCCGCTTCGTGCAGGCCCTGCAGCGGCCCGTGCTGGCAGTGCCGGGCAATCACGATATTCCGCTATTCAACCTGGCAGCGCGCCTGTTCGATCCCTATGGCGGCTACCGGCGCGCGCTGGGCATCAATCTCGAGCCCGTCGTCGAAACCGGCGGCCTGCTGGCCATCGGCGTCAATTCCACGCGCCCCGGCCGCCACAAAAACGGCCAGGTCTCGGCCGGCCAGGTGCTGCGGGTGGCCCAGCGCCTGCGCGAAGCAGGCCCCGGGCGCCTGCGGGTGGTGCTGCTGCACCATCCGGTGCGCGCCGCCGTCGACAGCGATCGCAGCAACCTGCTCATCGGCCGCGATCTGGCCGTGCCCGCCTGGGTCGATGCGGGCGCCGACCTGATCCTGGGCGGGCACATCCACCTGCCGTACATCCTGCCCATCCATGGCGCGGCCGGCCCGGCGCCGCGCCGGGCCTGGACCATCCAGGCCGGCACCGCCGTGTCGCACCGGGTGCGCGGCGGTATTTCCAATTCGGTCAATGTCATCGACCATTTGACCGATAATGGGCGGCATCAATGTTCGGCCCAGCGCTGGGATTACGCCGCCGGCTCCGGCGAATTCCAGTGTGTGGCCAGCCAGACGCTCGACCTGCAACGCGGCGGCTAGGGCGCACAAGCCCCGGCCGCCGCGCACTTCCGCCATCGCATGAACGCCTGCATCGATTGGGTTGCCGCCCATCCTCTGTTGATATTCCTGGCCGTGCCGGCCGTGGCCGGCCTGTGCGCCGGATGGCTGGGCCACCGGCTGGGGCCGCGTGCGCATGCGCGCCCGGCCTGGGTCTGCTGGGGCGTGGCGGCGGGAGCCGGGGCGGTCTTCCTGGGGCTGGCGGCGGCCATGAGCCTGCAAGCCGGCCTGGTCGGCCTCGATGACGCCCTGGCGTCCCAACTCAGCCTGTCGATGCCGCCGTCGCTGCTGTGGCTGCTGTCGTGGTTCACCTACCTGGGCGACCGCGACCTGCTCACGGTGATCGCCGTCGGCATGACCGTTGCGCTGCTGTGGCGGCGGCAATGGGGGCTGGCGCTGGCCTGCGCAGTCGCCACCGGCGGCGCGGGCGCGCTCAACCAGGCGCTCAAGCACCTGTTCCAGCGCGTGCGGCCGGAACATGTCCATGGCTATGTCAGCGCCGACGGCTGGAGCTTTCCCAGCGGCCACGCCTCGGCGGCCCTGGCGGTTTACGGATTCGCCTGCTATCTGGCGCTGCGCGTCCTGCCGCCGCGCTGGCACGCGCCCTGCCTGGCGGGCGCCGCGGCCCTGATCATCGCCATCGGCGTCAGCCGGGTGCTGCTGCAGGTGCACTATCTCAGCGATGTGGTCGCCGGCTTTGCGCTCAGCCTGGCGTGGCTGGCGCTGTGCCTGGCCGGCGCCGAACGCCTGCGCGCCTTCAGGCGGCGCGCATAGCCTGCAACACCGCCCGCGCGCTGGCAGTATCGAAACGCGGCGGCAGCATGCGCGCCGCCAGGGTTTCGTCGGCCGCGCCCGCCACATAGGTGGCGCCGGCCGCCTGCACCGCGCTGCGCAGGCCGGCCGTCGCGGCCGGCGGAAGGGCGCGCAAGTTCCAGAGCAGCTTGCCGCGGATGTCCGCGCCCACCTTGCCGTCGCTGAAGCGCTCTAGCGTGCGGTCGATTTCGCGCTGGCCCGGCAGCGCCAGCACCACCACGTCCGATTCGCGCAGGGCCTCGTCGGCCGTGGCCGCCAGCGTGGCTGCGCCGCGGAAGGGTTCGCATTGCGCCGGCGCCTTGTCGAAGACGGTCAGGGCCAGTTCGGGCGGCGCGGCCGCCAGCAGCTTGCGGGCGGCCGCGCTGCCGGCCGTGCCCAGGCCGATGATGCCCACCCGGGGAGGCAGCGGCGCGGTCATGGCGCCGGCACCGACCAGGTGCTGACAATATGGGCCACCGGTTCCGAGGCGTGCTCGCCGTGCAGCACGACTTCGCCGGCGGCCAGGCGGCCCGTTTTCAGCAGCCGCGCCTCGGCCACCACCGCGCCCGCGGGGCTCTTGCGCAGGAAATTGATGGTCAGGCTGGCCGTGACCGCCCCGGCTTGGCCTGTGGCGCCCACCACCGCGGCATACAGCGCCAGGTCGGCCAGCCCCATCAGCATGGGGCCCGCCACGATGCCGCCCAGGCGCTGGTGGGCGTCGCGCGCCGGCAGAATGGCCCGCGCCGTGCCGTGGCCGATATCGGTGATCTGCACGCCCAGCACCTCGGCGAACGGATGCTGCTCGGCCAGCAGGCGGTGGAAATCCGCCACGCTGATGCGGGGCGTGGAAGAGGGCAGTGTCATTGGCGTTGCTCCAGCGTCGTGCAGAAACGTTCCAGCAGCTCGTCGGCCTGCTGGCCCAGGGACTTCAGGCGGCGGGTATGAAACAGCAGCAGCAGGCCCATCAGGTATGTGAATACTTGCATCTGCTCCGCGGCTACGACATCGTCCGGCCACTGCTTGGCCAGGCGCAGGCCGTGGCCCAGCTGCGCCACGCAGCGGCGCAGGCGCACGTTCAGCCGCTCGTCCGCCTCGCGGCCCAGGCCCCGCGGGCCCAGCCCCTGGAACAGGTACATGCCCAGCGAGAACTCGGTGGCGCGCCCGGCGTAATACTGGAAGAAGGCCTCCACGACGCGACGCGCCGCCCCGGCGGGACTGCCGTCCAGGGCGTGGTCCAGCTGCCCGTGCAGCCTCGCCAGCGAAGCTTCGAGCAGCTCGGCATAAATGGCTTCTTTGCCGCCGAACCAGGGGTAGATGGCGCCCGTAGTGCAGCCGGCCTCTTTGGCGATGGCCCGCACCGTGGTCTTTTCCAGGCCATCGCGCTCGAACACCCGCTGCGCCGCTTCCAGGATAAGCTGGCGCCGCAGGGCAGTGAGCTGCTGCGCGCGCGTGGCGGCGGGGGCAAAGTCGGGTTCCATACAGGGCGGCAGGCGGAATATAGCGATGCTTCTATTTAATAACGTTGTTATTTCTGGCGCAATCATTGCATCCCGCCGCCCGCTCTTCCGGGGCCGACATAGATGTATCGAGTCTGTGCTGTCCTGTATCCAGGATTGTGCCGCGTTACCAAAGCAATATTGGCGCCGGGGCTGCCAGTGTGCCGCGATCTCGCATGAAACGGCATGAATACTGGCTCCGGCCGGCATGCAGGGTAAACACTGAGACGGCTCCGCCCAGATGTCCCGCATGTTGCAAGATACCAACATCACTGGCGCCGAACCGGCACTTTTCTGGCGGCGACCATAGCCAGTCCCTGGGTTTTTTGATGCAATAGCGTCAACTTCCCTTCGCGGAGTTAGGGGGGCGGCAGGCTGACGCAAGCATTGCTGCTCTTGTCACTCAAATCAACGGAGATTTCTTAAATGAAAAAGACTCTGCTCGCTGCCGCCCTGCTCGCCGGTTTCGCCGGTGTGGCCCAGGCAGAAACCTCGGTGACGCTGTACGGCCTCATCGACACCGGTATCGGCTACAACAAGGTCAAGGGCGACGGTTTCGATGGCAGCCGCATCGGCATGATCAACGGCGTGCAGAACGGTTCGCGCTGGGGCCTGCGTGGCACCGAAGATCTGGGTGACGGCCTGCAAGCCGTGTTCCAACTGGAAAGCGGCTTCAACTCCGGCAACGGTAGCTCCGCTCAAGGCGGCCGCCTGTTCGGTCGTCAAGCCACCATCGGTCTGCAAAGCGACAGCTGGGGCCGTCTGGACTTCGGTCGTCAAACCAACATCACGTCGAAGTACTTCGGCTCGATCGATCCGTTCGGCGCCGGCTTCGGCCAAGCCAACATCGGCATGGGCATCAGCGCCGCCAACACCGTTCGTTGGGACAACATGGTCATGTACCAGACCCCGTCCTACAGCGGCTTCCAGTTTGGCGTTGGCTACTCGTTCAGCGTGGATGACGAGGCTGCCGACGACCGCGTTGGCTTCCGCACCGCCGACAACGTCCGTGGCATCACCACCGGCCTGCGTTACGTGAACGGCCCGCTGAACGTCGCTCTGTCGTACGACCAGCTGAACGCCTCGAACAACCAGGCTCAAGAGCAAGTCGACGCCACCCCGCGTTCGTACGGCATCGGCGGTTCGTATGACTTCGAAGTGGTCAAGCTCTCGCTGGCCTACGCCCGCACCACCGACGGCTGGTTCGGCGGCCAAGGCATCAACGGCGTTGACGGCACCGTCCTGACCTCGAACGTCTTCGCTGACGGCTTCAAGGCCAATTCGTACATGGTCGGCCTGTCGGCCCCCATCGGCGGCGCTTCGAAGCTGTTCGGTTCGTGGCAGATGGTTGACCCCAGCAACGACAAGCTGACTGGCGGCGAAGAAAAGATGAACGTCTTCTCGCTGGGCTACACCTACGACCTGTCCAAGCGCACCAACCTGTACGCTTACGGTTCGTACGCCAAGAACTATGCCTTCATCGACGACGTGAAGAGCACGGCTGTCGGCGTCGGTATCCGTCACCGCTTCTAATCGGCTGCGGGGCGCAAGCCCCGCTTCGATTCCAAGCGCGCAGGCAGGCTTCGGCCGGCCTGCAAAAAGCCACCCTTCGGGGTGGCTTTTTCGTTCCTGCCGAAGGTCAATGCTTTCTTGTTTTCGAGCTGCCAGGTTCAGCGGACAGTCACTTAGCAAATGCTACAATCTGAAGGTTTGCGCATTTGACGGACGCCAGAATGAACTT
This genomic window from Bordetella petrii contains:
- a CDS encoding porin: MKKTLLAAALLAGFAGVAQAETSVTLYGLIDTGIGYNKVKGDGFDGSRIGMINGVQNGSRWGLRGTEDLGDGLQAVFQLESGFNSGNGSSAQGGRLFGRQATIGLQSDSWGRLDFGRQTNITSKYFGSIDPFGAGFGQANIGMGISAANTVRWDNMVMYQTPSYSGFQFGVGYSFSVDDEAADDRVGFRTADNVRGITTGLRYVNGPLNVALSYDQLNASNNQAQEQVDATPRSYGIGGSYDFEVVKLSLAYARTTDGWFGGQGINGVDGTVLTSNVFADGFKANSYMVGLSAPIGGASKLFGSWQMVDPSNDKLTGGEEKMNVFSLGYTYDLSKRTNLYAYGSYAKNYAFIDDVKSTAVGVGIRHRF
- a CDS encoding TetR/AcrR family transcriptional regulator; translated protein: MEPDFAPAATRAQQLTALRRQLILEAAQRVFERDGLEKTTVRAIAKEAGCTTGAIYPWFGGKEAIYAELLEASLARLHGQLDHALDGSPAGAARRVVEAFFQYYAGRATEFSLGMYLFQGLGPRGLGREADERLNVRLRRCVAQLGHGLRLAKQWPDDVVAAEQMQVFTYLMGLLLLFHTRRLKSLGQQADELLERFCTTLEQRQ